The DNA region AGATTTTTCACCCTTTCCGAAAGCCAGTCAGCAAGGACTTTTTTTGCCTCGACTATGTTCACAATTACCCCTCCATAACATAAATTTCAGCATCGCCCCAATAGGATTCGAGGTCGTAATATTCTCTTACCTCAGGTAGGAACAGGTGTATTATCACTGTATAGGTATCCACAAGAACCCATTTTAATGCACGCAATCCCTCAACATGATAGGTTCTGATACTATTTTTCTCGAGGAAATCCTCGAGCTCATCCACGAGCGCTTTAAGGTGTATCTGGCTATTGGCA from bacterium includes:
- the rsfS gene encoding ribosome silencing factor; this translates as ANSQIHLKALVDELEDFLEKNSIRTYHVEGLRALKWVLVDTYTVIIHLFLPEVREYYDLESYWGDAEIYVMEG